The window AAGGTTACAGTCAAGGGACTTGAACTCGAGATCTCCTAATGAATATGGGCTTTGTGCCCCACAACTGCTCAGGCTAACTTCTTTCAATTGCTTATCTAACTTTGGTTCGGGCTGATCATATTCCTATAAATAGGGTACCGATGCTTTTGAGTGCCATCAAAGAAGCACCTTCTATAGTTACTTGATAATGACTCTAGATGTAGATGTATTTAGGTGCCAATCCTTAAGACACATCTATCTCTCGCAATAGTCTTTATACAATTAAAAGAGTTTTTCCTCACCCACGAATTTACCTATGAATCTATCTACATAtatatctttctttcttatttgttGGAGATCTTAAATGTTTTTACGATTCCAAGACACCCATCCGAGAGAAATGATGTTCTCCTTCAACGTAGCTTAAGGAGAATTCGAtccattaattattaattaaatatttaagATGGCAACCACAATGCTTACTCATTTGGAGTTTGAGAGTCTCATATAATTAATTTTACTAGTTTTGGTTTTGAACTCTATTTCTCATATACAACAATAATTTATTCtaatcattttccttttattttctctagatTGGTGTTCTTGAAAAGTCTTTAAGGTATTCGTTGAGCCACATAAAGAAATGGATGGCACCCAAAAAGGTAAATTAACTTACTTTGTTAGGTTTTCTTGGTAGAAAGAATCTTTACTTCgctattcaaattttattttgttagttttttggtagaatttcaTTTTGTTAGTATAGAAACACAATCATAAAATGAagcagaaaataatagaaaacaaaaataaacaatgcacacaaatttacgaggttcgacaagattacTTACATTCTTCGTGAAATGAAATCTCTACTTCacaatcaatggagaatagggatAACACTCGTCCTCAAATCTTTTTCAAATTACATACAGAGAAGGAGAAACTcaatacaaatatatagcacAAAACCTTAATATCAAACATTACAAAATGGTCCTCAGTAAAAAGAgtctcaaaataaaaaattcgacgGAATACAAAGCCTCTTACACCCACActtaatttatttcttcttccagTGTGTGCATCCAGTATCACTTAAGTtaatctatttcttcttcttgggttaaTGGCATTTTATGTGCACGGAACAGCGCCAACTACCATTGGCTTTCTTTCCGGCAAGAGCTCAAGTGCTGCCTGAACCTCTTGGTCTCATTCTCATATTCTCCGCTTGGAACTTCCCTCtcggtgagttttttttttttttttttttttgattaatcCCTCTCGGTGAGTTACCTTGGTTTTCAGAgcacctagagagagagagagagagagagagagagagagagagagagagagagagagagagagagagagagagagagagagagagagagagagaatctaatAAGTTGTTTTGTTGGCAGCATTGTCATTAGAACCATTGATAGGAGCCATATCTGCAGGGTGTGTAGCAGTCATAAAACCTTCAGAGCATGCtcctgcaacttcttcttttCTAGCCACTGCAATCCCAAAATATATGGACAATAAAACCATTAAGGTCATTGAAGGAGGAGCACCCGTTGCCGAGCAACTCTTACAAGAGAAGTGGGACAAGATATTCTTCACAGGTATATCCTCTCTCTATCTTCCATGTTGCTTTCTGCATAAATATGGATCCGGGTATGttctattaattattattattgtttgaaACATCATAGGGAGTAACCAAATCGGACGCATAGTAATGTCTGCAGCTGCAAAACATCTCACACCAGTTACACTAGAGTTGGGTGGGAAATGCCCAGTTGTCCTTGATTCTCAGTTGAGCTCTTCGGATACAGAGGTTTATACTGTTCTACTGTAATGTTTTCTTGATCTCTCTCAAATTTACTGTAAATCCAACCTATTTAACTTAAATTTTCGTTCCTGTGTGTTGTTTAAGATGGCTATTAAAAGAATAGTATCAGCGAAGTGGGGATGCTGCATTGGCCAAGCATGCTTGGCCATAGATTATGTACTTGTGGAGGAGAAGTTGGCTTCAACTCTGGTTTATACTAATAGCCTCACTCTGCTTTCCTCATTTGCATTTTTGTTATTTGAATTAAGATCAGTGactggttatatatatatatatatatatatcaaaatttcacaatttaACTTATTTATCTTCCCTCTTAGATTGATTTGTTGAAGAAATATATCAAGAGAACCTATGGTGAAAACCCAGCAGAATCAAAGATCACTGCAAAGATTGTCAACAAGCACCATTTTAACAGATTGCGTAATCTTCTCGAAGAACCAGGAGTTTCAGCTTCCGTTGTTCATGGTGGTTCAGTAGATGAAGAAAAGTTGTAATTCCCTAATCCCCTTTCATTATCTGCATCTGTTTTCGTTGTCTCTAATGCTAGAATGATTTTGGGAGTCTAGTCCCACATCGGCTACTAATTAGTCTACAACTTCACGCCCCAAATGTCCCTCAACCTACTAGTTCAAACTTTTGGGTTGGAAACTTTACAAATGACACCAAATAGTTTTCCATCTTTCCTTCTAGATTATGAATCCAATATATGAATCTTTCCTTGATGATCCTCTGGTCTGATCTTTGTTCTAGGTTTATTCAGCCAACAATCTTGCTGGATCCACCATTAACATCTCAGCTCATGACCCAAGAGATCTTTGGCCCATTGCTTCCAATAGTCACAGTATGAAATCTTTAACCTTACTACAATCTTCTTAATATGAAGAATGTCTCAAATCTcataatattctttttttacAGTTGAAGAATATTCAGGACAGTATTGAATTTATAAGTTCAAGACCAAAACCCCTTGCAATCTATGTCTTCACCAAGGATGAACTGCTGAAGCGGCGGATTCTATCAGAAACATCGTCTGGAAGCGTAACATTTAATGATGTTCTtgttcaagtattgttttgaaTTTATGTTATCTCAATGCAGTGACTCAATTTTCATTTTAGAGGTTCAGGGAAGTACTTATGCAGAGTTGTTCTACTTGCAGTACTTGGCTGATGAGTTACCTTTTGGTGGTGTTGGTGGAAGTGGTATAGGAAGTTACCATGGGAAGTTCTCTTTTGATACATTTAGCCATGAAAAGGCAGTTCTTCGCAGAAGCTTCTTCTTCGAACCTGGGGCTCGATACCCTCCATGGAATGATTTCAAGCTAAAATTTATCAGATTGCTTTATAGTTTTGATTACTTTGGAGTGGTTCTCTTGTTATTGGGGCTGAAGAAATGATGATCATATACTTCTACCCAGTCAGAATGGGTCTGCCCTGTTTCTGcaactaataaaaaaacaacTGTTCTGTGACCAAGAAAGAAGAGGGTGATATTGGATAGTAGCTGTTATTCAAACATTCATATCTTTCACTACTGTTTGTGTTTCTATGTAGAAGAAGTAATAAATTGCCATAGCaatatatttttctctattctcAGTATATTTCTTCCAACACTATTTCATAGTCCCACATTGGCATGAGTTTACTAAATAGAGTAGAACTCATGACCTTTTAATTGTGAAATGTTGATcctatgaagaaaaaaaaacttaaaaaacttTGGTCGATACTTTAGATTTGTTTtaccctaagaaaaaaaaacctttagatttgaaaaaaaaacaaaaaaaagcaaaagaaaatatacacATAAATTGTGTGACCAAATCAtgcctaattaattaaattttaatatcTGATATGTAAGACTGTAAGTCATAAACTTATATAATactatttctaaaaatcaaaatttaatatcaatttttcaaaaaaatttcactagaAAAGATGAACTTGTTTAGTTGCTATTTTTGGGTCATTTTTtgtcatattattattattttttatttattttcctactGAGTGGCCATCCTATTGAACGTTAGTAGGGCCAATAGCCACATACTTCTACACACAGCCATCCACACATGCAGCAGCTCTTCAACCACATTATAATTTTTAACTATGAACTTAATTGAAAAACAAATACATTTAGGATTGGGATCTTCTCCAATGATTCTCTCTTCGGAGAGCATCCGATCCATACCTttacaagttaaaaaaaaaaaaaaaaaaaaaaaaaaaaaaaggattgcaGTTACTGGATGGACCGGACCAGAGATTTAAAAATCATATCGGATCTAAATCGGAATTGGCTAAGGTCGATCCAAATTCCGAATGATCTGGCTTAGGCCGATTCTGTATCAAAACTACGGTTAGCGTGTTTTAAAGTCGATTCCTACCAGAATTGGATAAGTTCCGTTCCgatcccgatcccgatcccgatcccgatcccgatCCTGAGTTCCTGAACCGCTGTCCCTCCGGGTGTTTTTAAACGACTGCCATTCACACAAATCCACCCTTTGGATGTATGTTGTTTCCTGAAATATCTATTCTAGCCAGAGAGCCATCTGCGGGTGATTacagtttagagagagagagagagagaggagtgagTATGTCTGCGTTATCGCCTGTGGCAACATTCTTTGGTACAGCACCCACTGTTCTGAAATGTGGTTTCTATCATCTTCACCTTCACAGGGTACTTCTTCTCTCATCGATTGTACTGctcccttttttccttctttcactTTTGGGCTTATCTATGTCTATCCAAGTTTTACGTCTCTCATTGTAGTGAAATTAGAATTCTCTCGAATAATTCACACCATTGATGTGTTTCCTTGCTCATTGCATTTGAATTTGTTTAttcgaaataaaaaatttactatCTGGAGTTGATTCCGTTCTTTTTTTTGGGCGCTCCTTCTTTAATCAATTATCCAGAGATCATGGTATCAACGATGGAACGCAGGAACTGTGGGGATGGAAAAGAGGAGATCATACATTTTGGCAACTCCATCGGTAAAAAGGAGGAGGTAATCAATGCCGTTCTTGGTGTTTCCTTTATTGTATAGACACTTATTGATTTATTTGGATTATAGAAATGCAAATGGTTAGAATAAATCATAGGATCTCAACATGCTGAATCATTGAACACTATACATAAACAAGAGATTTAATAAAAGAACTCCTACTGGATCCATATCGTTTGAAGAAGATATCTCCGTAGCCACTTTTTTCTACCTCTGTTGGTCTTGTGCTTGTCTGCTCTTTTTTCCATAGAATTCCTAGGGTTTGCAAGTAATGGGCATTGTTACCATTATATAGACTAGGATCAGGGACTTTCCCTGAAATATAGAACAATTGATGCCTCTCCTATAATGGGCTCAGTTGTTAATAGGCCCACATGTAATAAAATTGACTTTACATTTTTAGAACAGGTTAAGTGAAGTCTCTACCCACTAAGGAAACCACCTGTCGTAGAGGGATTCATCCAACCATGTCCATCAGTCAATACCCATCCCCTAATCCATACCCATACAATGATCAGATGTTAGCCCACATATGGCTAAAACATTACACAATCTTTACTagtgttgaattttttttttcttggggggggggggggNNNNNNNNNNNNNNNNNNNNGGGGTGAGGAGGGGATGGTGGGGAACTCGTATTGTCTATTTCATGCTGTCATGCTGTTTGGCCTTTTAAGCGCATTATTGTGTTGTTTCAGAGTTCAATTCTATTCTataatgaggtttttttttttttttttttttttttttttaagcaaaatGGGTCAAATTATTTGGTTGGTGAAAATTGTTGATTGTATGCAGAACTTTCAAATTGCATGAAATAACTGGAACAACTTACAGTAAAAATAGTGATTCCTTACTTCTCACACCATTTATAGATATGCAACTATTTTAGATGATAGGTTGAGCATTAAATAGGTTTGATTTTCTAGTTGTAATTAATTTAGTTATGGACTACAATCTTGAAGAGTCAATTCTTATTTGACTAAATTCAATAATTTTGATATGGGCAGGTGTTTACTGTCCGAGAGGTCTCCTTGCACCCAGACACAGGGGTGCACGCCCCTTGTGTTTGTGGCATAGGGGAGCTCTCAGAAAATTGTCCCTTTTGAGatatatacaatttttttttttgggaaaaggaaGCATAAAAGATAGTGTGGCTTCTGCGCCTAGACACAAAATGGGGCGAAATGACCATTCCacccctgttgatgcttctacgTGTGTTCCCATTTGACCCTCATGCTGGTGTAGGGGCCACGCAGACTTTCATGGAATCCTctccccatatatatatatatttttatattaatcaTTTAATTACCATAAGAAGTGAGGCAAGAAATGGATGAAGGTCATGTTCAGTCTTCAGATCCAAGATCTTGGTCGGAATAGTGCCACCCTAATTTCAGAGATCCCAGATCATCATCTTGTCTTTTGTAAATCAGCCAAGTATATTGGGCAATGGCTATTCTACATCACTAGTTAGAGTAGTATCACTTGCAAGTTTTTCAACTTAATTGGAATTCTATAAGCTAAGTGAAAAGGGGGTTTGATGGAAATGACTGAATTACATTGAATTGCTAACTGCTGGGGGGAAGCAGAAGGTAGATGAATTTATATTGATTCTGGTGGAAGTGATCTTCCATTTTGCTGCTCTAATTTAACAATTTTGCTTAGTTGGCAATTTCCTTTTCATATACTTGTACTGGTAGACTAACGAGTTATGTATGTTCAGTTAGCCAATCAATGCAGATACTAGTGTGTCTTACCGATTGAACATGTTTCAAGTGCCGTATGCGTTTCCTATTTCTTGTTATTCTGTGTGGATTGCATGTGGTTAGCAGCTGCTTGCACTTTTCATCCTCTTGGAttgctttttttaatttttgatcaTTGTACTTGAAAAATGCTCAAAAGATATGTTTCACATGGTTCTGTCATGTTTCATGAaatacatgattttttttcccgaAGTGATGGAGATGTATTAATTTTCCTATATTTGATGGATTGAGCCGTTTATAGTAAAATGATATGTTTCAATTTAATAAACAGGGGAACTTTGATATGTGCAACCAATCAAGAT is drawn from Macadamia integrifolia cultivar HAES 741 chromosome 7, SCU_Mint_v3, whole genome shotgun sequence and contains these coding sequences:
- the LOC122083827 gene encoding aldehyde dehydrogenase family 3 member F1-like, producing MALPLVSLQEDLKELRETFRRGKTRSLGWRKAQLRSLLRLLSEQEDQIFAVLREDLGKHQAEAYRDEIGVLEKSLRYSLSHIKKWMAPKKRQLPLAFFPARAQVLPEPLGLILIFSAWNFPLALSLEPLIGAISAGCVAVIKPSEHAPATSSFLATAIPKYMDNKTIKVIEGGAPVAEQLLQEKWDKIFFTGSNQIGRIVMSAAAKHLTPVTLELGGKCPVVLDSQLSSSDTEMAIKRIVSAKWGCCIGQACLAIDYVLVEEKLASTLIDLLKKYIKRTYGENPAESKITAKIVNKHHFNRLRNLLEEPGVSASVVHGGSVDEEKLFIQPTILLDPPLTSQLMTQEIFGPLLPIVTLKNIQDSIEFISSRPKPLAIYVFTKDELLKRRILSETSSGSVTFNDVLVQYLADELPFGGVGGSGIGSYHGKFSFDTFSHEKAVLRRSFFFEPGARYPPWNDFKLKFIRLLYSFDYFGVVLLLLGLKK